A region of the Dreissena polymorpha isolate Duluth1 chromosome 6, UMN_Dpol_1.0, whole genome shotgun sequence genome:
TATTTAGCGTTAAGTATCATTAATTATAATGCGCATGACCCCAAACCACGAGGGTGAGGCAGTTTTACCATAAACATTTCTGTTTTTGACAGCTGATTTAAATACGATTGACAGGTTTTCACACGCAACCAGATGTTTTAAGATCAATACATGTTAATACATCAAATCGCAATCCGAATGTTTCTTAACTATACGATAccgtaaattaaaaatattatcacaTTGTTcatatgaaaaaacaaacaaacagaaacTCATGTACTGTCTTATATCAATCGATGTTATACATAACTTATTTTTACACAACATTAGTTTTATTGCAAACTTAGACGTGTTTTTGCTGCGACTATTTCTTAGTTAAACAAGCCCAATTTTACACAATATATTTTGAAGCATTATGCACATTTGACACTGTGCCTGTGTCATTCGTCGCTTACtaacataaacttaaatatcagatatatattaacacatactaaactggatttttctaaGAAGACTTTCGTtatacagaaaatatcataaaggcaAAAAATATAGTTTTGAAAGTTTTTGATATTAATGCACACAAAATTCCTCAgtgctttgtttttgtttttattcacaaaGAAATTTACAATATTTCACGAACCTATTCAGCTCCCACAAACTCCGCAACCAAAGACCGTTTCCAAAGCGCACGTGACGTATAACAATGAGGAGGACACGATTAGCGTCAGCATCCGCCAACATTTCCTCGTGCGCCGGAAGCGTCAGGCCCAGATGTGCGCCACGCGGTTTGCGCCGGAAAACTGGAACTACGCTTCAGTGCAGCGCAGAAACAACTGCTACAACTATGCAACCAACATGCAGACCAACACATTTGCTCAGCCAGGTATTTTAATCGATGGAATGTGTTTATTTGTCAGCCTTGACATATTTTCTTCCCGGATGGAATTGGTTATTTTTTGAACCTCGCTCTAGtaaaatatgttctttttatatacGTAAGGTTTCGTACCGCCTTAACAGGCTTATtaaggacgacacttgacgccgttattcaatttttctttaaaataaagtgTCTACTTAGCAAAATGCCTATTAAGACAGAAAGTGTCGAACCTGAtcagcctgttcggactgcattaaaccccgttttcccagagcggagAGCATTTTAAAGCAGGGTTCATGCACCCATCATGAACTTGAATCAATGAAACAAGTAATTGAAGACAAAAGTGTAAATTCCAAAATGTGATAAAATACGTTATTGGAAGTATTAGATGCTAAATTGTAGGCGTTACGGTAAACATACAATTTAagattatatatatacaaatacgtGTTCCTTATTAAATTTCTCTGTTTcgttaatatttttaatgtaaacaaatgtgtCACAAAGCATTCGAAAGACTTCGATTAATTTTAAGTACTATGTGCGCAGAAAGCGATAAGTGAGTTTTCGAATTTCATTAGTTATGCTACGTGTTACAAATTGTGACAATCTTCATACTACTTATCCGCATGTACAAGTTGAAACATTTTAATGTATATTAAACAGACGTTCTTTCTTTGTATAAAACGTTAGAAGTACATATTTCGGTATGTAAAAAGTCGTACCATTTTCTATTAAAATGCCAAATGGTAAATCTTGTAAAAATTAATCATACAAATATTTATGGCATTCAATAAATCAAACTACGCACAACAAGCACATCAATCAAAATGACCCCCCTGCCAATTAGCGAGTGATTTTGATTGATGTCTTGTTATTGTACTTTTATGCGTATTTTTGTTCACACAATGTTGTTAACTACTATTCTACACGTACAACACAAAGAAACAAGCAATTATGAACCATACACTAATACTAAACGATGTTTGACAGCAATAAATCCCAAGAAATACGTTATCAACATTAATACTGATCTCAATGTTCTgtaaaacttggcttaatgcatatgcgtaaattgttgtcccagattagcctgtgcagtccacacatgcttaaAAAATGACAACACTATAAGCCTAAACGGTCTAGAgtagacttccttcaaacgaaaaaatcCTTTAACGCGGTATTAATCGTCCCTAATAAGTCTTAGCGaacttaacgcgcatgcataTAGCCGatatttctaaaaacaataattatatttaaacttatacTTATCGAAGTTCCCCTATTGCAGGCCGAGCATCCGGTAGACGCTACACACAGACCACGCCGCAGGACGTATACGCCGCTTCATTGCGCGATGGTTTGACGCCGCTCAGCATACCGGACGCCGGAAGAGAGTGCCTGATCGCCCTTGTGATCTGGCCGGGTGAGGACTACCACTATCTGCGCCTAGACAACGACGGAACCTGGTCCCAGAAGAGTGGCCGCACGCGCGCCCGTAACACCGACGACAGTGGATTCACAATCACGGATCCCCGCATGGCTGACACCGGTCCGTACACCGTGTTTGCCGGATTCCTCGGCGTCGGCCCAAACGCCAACATCCGATAATTCATTCCCTGAACAAAAAATGACTTCAAACCAGGCTATTACAATCATGGAACGCACTCAACTCGGTCACGTCTTTGACATTGTGGAGAATAATATTTAATCGAAAACTTATCAGATATGGACTTTTACTGTGCAATGTTTATGCTCGTGTTGATGATCGCATTAGTGTTTATGCAATACCTGACCGGAGGGCCATTGACATCTATACAGCTTCCTTCAACTGAACCCGTAGGCATTGTTGACAATCCTTGTGTAGTTTTTCATAGATGATAAGCTTCTTGAATAAAATATCTCGTTTTTTGTGTAAACAGAGTGAAAAACAATtaagttttcaaaataaattcgtttttcaagtgtatagcttactttaaattaatatttattcttttaaatgaatatattatatcatttaatCATAGCTTTTTGACAATAAAATTTGTACGCGTTTTTAAATATAAGTAGCATTGTCCGAGCTATTAATTATAAGTTTCTAATTTTTAAATAGCACTTATTGTACTGTGCCATTTACGGTTACGGCTTCTGCAAGTAAGCACAAAATGATAGAAAACTCTTTATGGACACCACATATCTGAAAtgatatttgtatcatttaatctGATTTAAGAACTTGAAAGCAACattacaatgtttattttatagtcTCTAGTTTCAATTTCGAAGAATATATTAATTAGTGCATATCGGAGTGAACAGTTGAATAAATCGTTTAAATtaatagtattctttaaaaaaaaattatagacATGTTAGTAATGTATTCTCAATTtcatttgttaattatatattataccaTATGTTCATTCATGACTGAAAGGGAATATGTCTGCATATATTattttgtcatcatttttatcCTATTTAACTTATTAAATTATTCGAATAAAAAGTCTCtcaagtatttaatttaaacgaATAATCATTAATGGCAATGATGTGCTATTCATATTTTGAAACGTGTATGCGTTTTGCTGCCGCGCTGTCAATCGCGAGGGTTCCCGGAAAAGGAACGTCGATCAAAATAGACCCGATCTTAAGATCAATTATACTGAATTAACATATGAATGTGATGATATAAAATGTCGAATTGTTGAACGTCTATCATAAATTGTCTGCTACGGAAAATAGATCGGTATGCCATTATTTATATTCTTTACAAATGGTTCACCTATAGCGTTTCGCTTTAAACTTTCATAAATACTTTTCATGTGTATTATTTATGTCGGTTATAAAATATCTGAAAAAGAACAAATATCAGAACCTCAAAAAGTGCAATATGTGACCATTTGCTTTTATACAATGCCTATAAAGTAGATTTTGTTGGATTACTTCTATCATGTAACAGATTTAGTCATGGTTTTTATGACTTTTACTTGGGACATTAACAGAAGTTTCTTTATACGCGACATTTAATTATGATGACTATACGATGATATTTAAAGTCACGACAAGGCAAACTGTCATCATCGGCAAATAAATATAAGAATATATACATAATCTCAAAAATTTATAAccgaaaataaaacatatttaatttttttttcctgaAGTTGAATTTCGAGTGCGTCTTCATTACTTTGGTTGCACGACATTAGTTTGTTTAATACAAACAGCCGTATGGTCTCTTTTTCTTTGAAACACTATGCTTTAAAAGTATTAGTTTGGTTGAGAAGTTTTCAAAGATTATTCAACCATCAGATCCACTCTCATTAGTAAACACAAATGTTCATGTAAGTTCGCAATTATTAGATATAGAGTCACtcaattcaataaaatattgtcTACTTGTCATCATCGGCAAATAAATATAAGAATATATACATAATCTCAAAAATTTATAAccgaaaataaaacatatttaatttttttttcctgaAGTTGAATTTCGAGTGCGTCTTCATTACTTTGGTTGCACGACATTAGTTTGTTTAATACAAACAGCCGTATGGTCTCTTTTTCTTTGAAACACTATGCTTTAAAAGTATTAGTTTGGTTGAGACGTTTTCAAAGATTATTCAACCATCAGATCCACTCTCATTAGTAAACACAAATGTTCATGTAAGTTCGCAATTATTAGATATAGAGTCACtcaattcaataaaatattgtctacttgtgtaaaaaaaatacaagcaaaCGGGTTTTGAGGTTTACTTAACCATTCATTCGTATAAAAACAACTTAACATGTCATGTTTTCAGTTGGGTCCCTTACAATGCTTAACAAAACAATAACCattttaacacaaatataaataatatgttaataacaaaGCAACATAAATAGTTATGGCTTAAGTATATACCGGGTATATATTATTCGTATATATATTCATTCGTTTAAACACAACTTAACATGTCATGTTTTTAGTTGGGTCCCTTACAATgcttaacaaaacaataacaaatataacacaaatataaataatatgttaataacaaaGCAACGTAAATAGTTATGGCTTAAGTACTTGTAATGTTTTTGCAGCATATTTAACTTGCTTGATATTGAAATAAAcgtaaatgcatataattatacgTTCCTTTTGCATACTTaactttacaaatataaacttaacactacaaagaaaattgaaatgttgattacaaatattgaaaatgatgtttatacaattattaaacacatttaattcTTTCTTCTGTATTCTATcatatttcttttgtttattttagattttgtCTCTTCAGTTTgcaaagcttatttaaaatgctataagagaaACTAAAGTCAAGTATCGTGTTTGATTTACTCTAAATCTCGCTTAAAAGCCTTATCTTTAttgaaagggaccttttcacagattgtgacctgcattgaagattgtcattaaatgctttatattgacaaatgtaatcatttgatctaaaaagctccagtaagaaaataaacaagaatacaattaaagaaagaataaaaagtaaccctcaactgaactcaaactactgacccctggagttaaagactatcgcttagaccactcggccatccgagcTCATACATTGTGtgatgtatgttatactttatgtaagcaatccacgtagtatcacaaaatataacgacaacaacagacctctccaaacaatctccacgcagagttgtcgttccttgctatcacatactactctgcgaaaggctcagcacgccattttgtctataaagtAGCTAAAAccaaacaaacgcattcaatgtaaatttaattggatatttaagatcgcatgcattaaattaagaaatatgacttttaaatgtacgataaatcgtgcaaaaacttgcgagttttaatgcaactctttggaactattttattgcccatttacgcagatggaatcataccatgcacttcacaaatgtaaacagttgaacatacttttttattgagtgacgttaggaattgtttcgacgtgtgtatgtatgttggtttcttaacataaaaaacatatcaactttatttaataatgaattaagactgatataagatatcatggtatgagatggttttctttaatgcagtgaatgcaatgtaaccatcgtgcaagagattttttagtatactgtaacctcaatgatgaacgcttggaatgatcatgacatgaacacggtgcctataccacgtgactttttaagatctgtgtggggagtaaaatatcaacaaaagcgcgacgaaggtaagagttttaaggataacttttttaatatgtcaccatttttaatgggataacgtggagagcccgctaattcatgagagttttctataggtatcatgattttataaaacaaataaggattTTTTCactaaagtgcaaccgcgcgtttgaacggttagaaaagggtaggatcagtgtggggacattatttttttttacacaaaaacatcacctctggtgaaattaagaaataaattttatgggcggagcttacactatatcattttgcatccattttcaggtttcttttatttatttacgaaacaaaatttaagaaaactattcttacagtaatatgatctgtgtggtatacgtttttcaacggatctgtgtggtatactgtttttaagtttttcagttttatttagttgtttaagaaaatgcttgtcaacaatgtatttgaaacgggattttcaaatgcgctagcatgtaaaacacataatggctatacactacgcttgcaccgcttgttaaactaatacataattatgatttacaggcatgctgtacaatccccattataatattaaaatcttacgctggagcatcttaaatcgatgacaagtccatgcttaccttaaataagtgtatactttatgttattgtatcaaattccatttttattttggcgccaaacactactgtcaggtgaagtaatgtatcgtatattatttttgatattatatttgctttaaggtatggctcaatgctccgaatgcggaaaaatgtcgaagaccagagctggattattgcgccacattaggggacacgctaactctggaaactataactgttgttggaaagcatttcaggtaagattaaataccttaaaaatagttacatttttatacagttatgctaacaaacagatgaacggattttcttgaaacaacacaaatatacaatatatctcatctctcaggttatcatatattttgaaataactcaataatcgtcaaatcgtttgtaatttaaaactaacgaacgcgtgtcctcagatactaacatttttgaaatagcgtgtttacgcattgaaatatcacgtgaataaaatatgttgtttttttctcatgatgcctacaatcttagaaggcttcaacgaacaaaggaccccaatgtcacgtgtgtgtacagtgcggcaggagctttgcggacaagtacctactcgtggctagagagaaaagtgcaaaaaagagggattggtgaaatgttaccagtgtgggttggcagttaggagtgagaatgacctcagagagcacgtcaatacccacatgcatgacaagtgttacagtagtgaggagtgtttcaaaacgtacaaacgcaaaacaaacctttctcgatacgtgaggacttcacataaatccgtgaatactgattaaaaatcataatagtttacagtttgtctgtgtaacttcattatcgttttacgttattttattcgttgttttacttttactttacttttcaaaatgattctaaagttatccgaattcgattaatttttaggtttcgtttagttcgtttgtgtgtttgaaatcatctcaaataattgtgcaataatttggatttacgttattcattaatatatcgcatctgtgatttgtattatcgaatctgtgattcttttttaattataacttgattaaagttttgcgatgttttttcgttggtttcaattttaaataccgctgtcacgagctagttcgattataagcagccagggtttctaatactagggattttcacgattgctctacataattaactgcctgcttataattactctaggccgtggtaattgacagtaaacaatgtatgcaatgtggttgtgtatacaatacaatactccttaattcgaaatacgtcttgacattcttcagaggtgcatccatccacaacacaagaggagaatcgtacatatataatcatataatataatatttattcatttactttttatattctcttcaaaataattaacgctaaagataagcatacatttgttacactgaatacaacgacataatttataacatgacattatcaccaacacatggcgaatgattgtcaatatctatactatgtaataaactaatgcaacaatatgaattccatatatgaaataaaacacacaaacacacacatatatatatgtttctactatgaccagtattttgtttttaataaacatactgtttaccttaaactttaaataacaacaaaatgacaagccaatacgtctggtggattctgttttatcagtttgtattccaaattccaaatttgattttaaaacatacgtattactccggaaagaacatgcctttgctttttgctttttgtcaacctgtgtaatatttgacacaatttctattgcagaatttgtgtcaaaattaaaatgtccattgtgttcgtctatccgcattcttattgttggcaacattttgctatcgtttcgtctcgcccgctcccaccttactcctagtgtccccttctgtttagcattcctgtctcgtgaaactgtttcctctgttttttcttcccttaccccttgtccgctcactagtgccaaataggtgattactgaaatgaatgaatttttaaataa
Encoded here:
- the LOC127836350 gene encoding uncharacterized protein LOC127836350 — encoded protein: MGRTAEIRCLLILLGFNLCVNLVQAAFANVGVKYQVTLNVFSGRENPEWEVDETNSMYQQLSWAVNSERPTDIDERHMGYQGFVVRATNAHGQTAWKTVGRYTSRRIESILLKSCPSSVGLSPQLVNHVNAAILGQLPQTPQPKTVSKAHVTYNNEEDTISVSIRQHFLVRRKRQAQMCATRFAPENWNYASVQRRNNCYNYATNMQTNTFAQPGRASGRRYTQTTPQDVYAASLRDGLTPLSIPDAGRECLIALVIWPGEDYHYLRLDNDGTWSQKSGRTRARNTDDSGFTITDPRMADTGPYTVFAGFLGVGPNANIR